The DNA region CAGCACATTGCCTTGTTTGTTAAAGATAGCTCTTACAACTCCCAAAACACTTCCCCAAACTAGTGAGGCAATAAAAGTAAATATCACAGCATCCACATTTGTCGAAAATCCAAATACAGCAAATATTTTTAAGTCACCACTACTCATGGCTCTCATGAGATACATTGGTAAAGTTAAAACGATCGCCATACCTAAACCTGTAAATCCTTCGAAAAGAATTTCTTTGTGGCCAAAGGCAAGATGATAACCAAGCACTACAAGAAAACTGATTAC from Bdellovibrionota bacterium includes:
- a CDS encoding prepilin peptidase, with protein sequence MMPTALLLAACLTDIKYKKILNWFVVISFLVVLGYHLAFGHKEILFEGFTGLGMAIVLTLPMYLMRAMSSGDLKIFAVFGFSTNVDAVIFTFIASLVWGSVLGVVRAIFNKQGNVLWSNFIKIVKLQKPEPHTLHQIPFTVALLAGWFTYVLYTGYGRAL